The window TTCTAGATACTCCAAACAAGATAAAACCCCAGCATCGAATCCAATTGCTGCTGACACCTATGTTAAACATAATACAATTATAAGACCTATTCAATGTCCTAAAAGGCTTACAAACAACATTCAATCAAACACTGCAAGAAACATGTATTCATGGTTTCCATTAGGAATTAAAAACTTTCATGTAGTGAATCCATCTTCCTAACTATCAAGAATCATGTAATTTCATATGGTATATCAATTTGGCACAAGTTCTTAAATTCAATCATGTAACATATGAAATTTGCATTTTGTGGATCACAATTACACTATACTAAACGAAATGATGTAAATAAATGTAGTAGTATATAATTAGGTTACCTTCAAGATCCCAAGAACCTTAGGAACATCTTCCTTCATGAGCTTCCTCCTCAAATCTTTACAATACATCAACCTAATTGACTCTATATACACCTCAATATCATCGCAGTCAGAAATCTCAACAATGTATGGTTGTTGCCCTCCTTTCCATCGATAATCTGATAATTTGGAGGCGAAAAACCGACTATGACCCACCAAGATCTGTCGATGAGCATTCATGGAAACAATCATACCATCTTTCGATGTCAACGTGAGCTTCACATCACTCGAATTTGGGTCATTGAATTGGCTGCCGGGGCTACGACAGGACAAAAGATCCAACAACCGCTGTTGCATCAAAGCTTGTTTGTCGATAATAATCGGTGGTGGGATCATATGATTGCTGGGTTTTTTAGGGGTTGGATATGAAACATTGCCGTTGGCGTTTGAATTATTGGGGATCTTACAATCAGGTTCGTTAGCCATCATCTCGAAAAGAGTTGGGCTGGATCGGGTTTTATCGGAGGTGGGTGGGGGCGGCGACATCGGATTCAAGAGTCCGGCGGTGAGAGCAGAGTTGAAATTGGTAAAAGAAGATGGAAATGTTTCGTGGTGGTTAGCACCGCCACCGTATACGGCGGTGGTAGTAGTCATGGTTGTCTTATCGCGATTTACCGGTGAATCGGAAGATAAAATAACGGATTTCTCAACACTTAACGAAGGTTCTTCAATTAAAGATTCCCTTGACGCAGACACGACCGGAGAATCCGAACAGCGTTGAGGGTTAACGGTGGTTGTTTGCGGTTGAGGTGGGTGTTTGTAGGAGGAAACGGCCGATGGGCAACACCAAGAACTATTTTCCGGTGACACAACAGACGGGTGTTGATGGTGGTTAGTGATGGTGGATGAAATAGTGGTTTCTTTGATCCGCCGGCGTCTGAACTTATTACTGGTGGTGGGCTTTTTCTGTAGATGAATTTTATGGTTGTCTGAAGAGGCAGTAGCTGCCATGTGAGTTTAAGGGCTTTCTTGGGCTTTGTCTTTTAGGTTAATTGGGCATCTAAACTCTCAACCATTGTTTTGTGATTCTCATAAACAAAGATATTTTATTGCAAACAGCGGTTTATACAAGACACTGTCTATGTTACGGTggttgtgtgtgagagagaaagcatagagagagagagagacacacaCAGACTGACAGGTCAGAGGTCGTAGTTATATCGATGGGGCCAAGTCATTGTTTTGCTTCGTTGGTACTATGAACACACACAGTGAGCGTGAAGTATGTGTGTGAGAGAGGATGAGAGATATCATAGCTATGTCGACGGTGGTGGTGGAAGTGGTGGTGGTGCGATGGTGAGTGGAAGCCGTAGAGGGGAGATCGATATTGGACACTTTATAAAGGTGTAACATATGATTACTATTGTAGAACTATTATGTGTTTCTTCAAAGTTATAATGATAATGTTTCAATTCTATCTACATACAATAACTATATACCTAATATAATTAATTTCTTATTTCAATGCACCATTGTTTTCTAAAATCATTAATAAAGGGTTGTTATATCTTAAAGATATTTAAATTTATGACTTTGAAGGTTGTAGATATCCATTAATAAATGGGTTTTATATCTTGGTCCGACTTTCTTTTTTGGTTGGTTTGTTCATCTTTGTTTGTGGTCTCACACTTACCCATAAGTT of the Lactuca sativa cultivar Salinas chromosome 6, Lsat_Salinas_v11, whole genome shotgun sequence genome contains:
- the LOC111921858 gene encoding BTB/POZ domain-containing protein At1g63850 — encoded protein: MAATASSDNHKIHLQKKPTTSNKFRRRRIKETTISSTITNHHQHPSVVSPENSSWCCPSAVSSYKHPPQPQTTTVNPQRCSDSPVVSASRESLIEEPSLSVEKSVILSSDSPVNRDKTTMTTTTAVYGGGANHHETFPSSFTNFNSALTAGLLNPMSPPPPTSDKTRSSPTLFEMMANEPDCKIPNNSNANGNVSYPTPKKPSNHMIPPPIIIDKQALMQQRLLDLLSCRSPGSQFNDPNSSDVKLTLTSKDGMIVSMNAHRQILVGHSRFFASKLSDYRWKGGQQPYIVEISDCDDIEVYIESIRLMYCKDLRRKLMKEDVPKVLGILKVSAAIGFDAGVLSCLEYLEAAPWAEDEEEKVSSLLSELQLEGVGAIEVLKRVSVDFTSGVDHGDNNEEVLLKLLHIVLEGKDEKARREMKVLVSKMLHENSSRNDLRKESLYSACEKCLLLLKKHFLKASNGDLQDVAQITRQADNLHWLLDILTDRQIAEDFLRSWVSLTELSEVHSKVPPLHRYEISRVTSRLFVGIGKGQLLASKDLRCLLLQTWLVPFYNDFAWMKRASRGLDRHLIEDGLGNTILTLPLSWQQEILMSWFDRFLNSSDDCPNIQRAFEVWWRRAFCKKDREQYRITNGNFKNS